CGGTATCTGCGGCAATTTCCTTCGCCCCGCTCCCCTAGCATGTCCTTGTTTTCGCAGGCACGCCGCAATTGCTCGCATTGCCCCCCTCGACCGTCGTACACTCGGACGCCTCCCGGTCCAACCTCGATGGATTGGGAAAAGGCCGAGATCGGAATTACAAAAAGAGCAGTTGCCGCTGCGGCGCCGAACGCATAGTTGCGCATTGCTTTCAACATTTCTAATCCTCCAGTTGCTATGTACCGGTGAATAGAGGCCGCTTCGGCGGCCTCTCACTTTTCGATGGGAACGGACGGAGCGAGCGTCATCGCTTCTCGCCGTCGCCACCCTTAGTGCGCGCAGACCTTGATGGTCTTCATCCCGGTTTCAGCTGCGGTGCGCGTCTTGAACACCTTGCCGTCGCCAACAACGACAGTGGTTGTTGTGGTCGGCTTCTTGTCCACGATGGTGCATTTCTTCGTGGAGGTGTCTTGCACGACATAAAATTCCGTCTGAGCGTAGGCAGCGCCTGTCATGATTGCTACGGCTGCAGCCGGAATAAGAAACTTCTTCATAACGTCTCCTCCGTTGTGAGTGTGTCCCTGCGTAGATTGTTGGGCGGAGTGGAGTCGGGCCCCCCGCTGGGAACCACGTCTATGGGTTCACTAACCTTCAGTTCCTAGGTGGAGATCTTAAGCGGGTTGATGTGAACGTCGGCCGAACGGGCAGTTCAGAGACTGTTTATTTCGAGCTTACCGATCTTCGCCTTCACAAGCGCGACTTCCGGTCCGGGTCAAAACGCGACCTCGCGGGGAGGGCCGCTTCTGGGGCGCAAAGCGGACATTAATGCATGGTGACAGATTGGTGGTCGTGAAGGTGCGGGCGCTTCTCCAAGCCGAATCAAGTTTTTCCCCTAGGGTGTACCAACTTTTAAGCGGCCACGACGTAGAAGCGTGGAAACCAACGATCCGCGGCCTTGATGGGGAGGCCGAGCCTTACATTGCTTCGCGTTGTTTCTGAAACCAGATACCCAGCATCGATGAGGCTGTTGAGCACTGTTCTGGCTTGACGCTCTTCATGCCCGGTTATTTCGGGGGCTCGGCCGCGAGAGACGCCCGCGATCACCGCTTCGCGCAGAAGCGGCCATGAGCCTCGCCTTATGCGTTTCGCGCAGAGTAGGTACCGGATTTGCCGAAGTTTTCCTGAAGAAAGGCGAGGGAGTGGCGGATGTCGAGGCCTGTCCAGATCTCCAAGGCGTTGAATTTGGCAGCGGTTGTCGGCCCGATGCCGTGAAACTTCCCGACCGGCAGCGTCTCGACGAAGGCCGGTCCCATCTCCGGCGAGATGACGTACTGACCGTTGGGCTTCGCGGTAAGCCGCTAATTTCGCGAAGCGGCCGTTTGCCGGAAGCGCAATTCGCGGAATGAGCGATTATGGAATGCAGTAAGAATCCAATTGGCATAGCCAAAAAGTTCGTCGGTACACTAAGGGCGATCCGTTTGTCGTTGCCGTCGTCAATTCGGGGAGAGAACGAAGGTCAGACGACCGCGCAGCATTACGAAACGAAAATCACAATCGCAGCGTCGGGGGCTCGAGACGTTCCACCGACTTGAACCCCCGACTGCCCGCGATGGAGTACGCCGCAAGTATTGCCGATTACGGCCATGGACAGCGCCGAGAGCGGACCGATCTACTTGTCCTATTGATCCAGCGCCGGCCTTAGCAATCAAGTTGTGCCCAGGCTTCGAAGGCCCATTTGCCTATTCCTATGAAACCCAAATTTTGGCAAGGTGGCGATAGATCCTTTACGCTCACATCCATTCGCCATCGCAACGCATTTTGAGAAACCTTTCTTCTCAGAACCCAAAGGATTTCATCATTCGCTTTCGACCGCAAATTTCCTGAGGGGAATCGGATCTGATGCGCGCGGTTGCGTGCTCTGTGTGGGGCGACCATATGGCTGCTTGCTGACCAAAGCAGTTGGCGGGAATATGCTGTCGTATATCGCGCGAGCTTCCTGAATTAAACGAATCCGCTCAAGCTCAGATTTTGGGACAAGTCGAATGATGTCGCCCATGTGCGCTCCCGCTAGGCTGCTTCTTGCGCGCGCCGCCATATCGGAAACGGGTCTGCGAGCTTAGCCCATTCCGCGACGTCCATAGCAGCTTTTCCCGGTACGAGACACGCGTCCAAGCGGGCGCGGATCGAGCCTTCGTCCATGCCAGTACCGATGAACACGATTTCCTGGCGGCGATCGCCATAGATGCTGTTCCAGTTTTGGCGAAGTTTCTTTCGCCAAAAAGGATCATCCGGCCATCGTGCCGCCGGCACGCTGGCCCACCAGAAACCAAGGGCCTGGGTGCGAATGAGCGAACCCGCCTGGCTGATTTCACCGAGCCATTGCGGCCGGGTCGCGAGCCAGAAGTGCCCCTTGGCGCGAATGACACCGGGCCAAGGGGCCTTGATGAACTTATCGAACTTGCCTGGGTCAAATGGTCGGCGCGCGCGATAGACGAAGTTCTTCACGCCGTATTCTTCCGTTTCCGGCACATGATCGGCGAAGCCGTAAAGCTCCTTGTACCAGAGTGGATGCTGCTGAGCCTTTTCGAAGTCGAAACGGCCGGTATCGAGAACGCGATCGAAGGCAACTCGTCCGTGGTTGGCCTCAATGAGCTCCGCCTCCGGATTGAGCGAACGGATGATTTTTCGCGCCGCGTCGCACTCCTCCAGCGAGGCATCGTCGACCTTGTTGAGAACGATCACGTCGGCGAACTCGATCTGCTCGACGAGCAGATCGACCAGCGTGCGTTTGTCATTATCGAGCGCCTCGCCATGTTCCCCGGGAAAGTCGGTCGACGAGTAATACTTGAGCAAATTCACCGCATCGACGACGGTCACCATGGTGTCGAGACGCGCCACGTCGGCGAGGCTTTCGCCGGCTTCGGAACGAAAATCGAATGTAGCTGCCACCGGGAGCGGCTCGGCGATGCCGGTCGACTCAATCAGCAAATAATCGAAGCGACCACTCTCCGCGAGAGCGCGCACCTCCTTCAAGAGATCGTCGCGCAACGTGCAGCAGATGCAGCCGTTCGTCATCTCGACGAGTTTTTCATCAGTCCGGGAGAGATTCGCACCACCATCGCGGACCAGGTCGGCATCGATGTTCACCTCGCTCATGTCGTTGACGATCACCGCCACCTTCAGGCCGTGCCGATTGTTCAGGACGTGGTTCAGCAAAGTGGTCTTTCCAGCCCCGAGGAAGCCGGACAAGACGGTGACGGGAAGTTTTTGCATGGAGATCGAAGAGCCTTTTCAAGGGGGTAGGGTGACGCTTGGGATTGGGCATCTGAACGGCACATGCAATGTTATAACATAACATCCTAGATCGCCGACCATCTGTCAAGGCGCGTGCGGCCTCGTCTTTCTTTCGAAGTTTGTAAGTCTAGTTTGGCGTGCAAGCTTGGAGAGCGCCTCAAGCGGCAGGCTCATGCAAACAGCATCCGCTGAAAGCATCTTGCTAAAGCGCTATGCCGCTCCGTTGGCCGGCGCATCGATCAGCACTACGTCGCCACCCGCCGCCTGCAAATCCGCTACGGGCTCTTCGCGCCTCATAAGGCCTACGGTCTTGATTCCGAATTCGCACGCGAAGGTGATCGCATTGCGATCGACGCCCGATCTCCGGCGTTTTGGATGATCCGACCACCGCTTGAGATCCGAGAACTCGTTCAGGAGGATGCCTGCGATCAGAGTGTACGTCCTGACCATGGAGAACTGCCGGAGATCCGCCGAGCCGTTCACAAACGCGGCGAAGGGTTCGGTCGTGTCAGCCTATGTTACGTTTGTATGCTTTCAGCGTCCCCGCAACATCAGCTCGTAATCTCACCTTCGCAAGGTCAGCACCGAGGACCACACGTCGGTCGCGTTGCATCCAGCGACGCGCGCAGATTTCGGGAGATGGATATGCGAAACGTGATCAAGATCGTCGCTGTATTGTCTTTGCTTGGCAGCCGCGGGGCCATGGCGCAGACGGTGGGAACGGCGAGATCGTCCGCCGGATCCCTCACCACTGCGACGGCTCCTCCTTCATTGAAACAGGGCGTGCGATTGGTGGGCGAGGCGCCGATCGGCCACCGCCAACCGCATGTGCGCGACGTGCCGTCACAAAACCCCAGCGATCTCGAGCACCTCACTGAGGAGGACGCCGCAGTCGATCGCAAACTCACCATCTGCCGCGGCTGTTGAGTTGACGGCGGCGCGAGTGACGAACGGCGGCGCAAGACCACGTCGTGCATTACAGCCGTAACCATTTGGCGTGGTCTTCGAAGTCGCAGCGTAACCGCGAAGCGGCAACCTGTTCTTTGCTTGAGCCAACCTTTCGGACGCCTCCGACGGGTCGACGGTTTCACAAATGAGAGTGACAGGTCACATGAAAATTCTCCTCGCTTCGACCCCGGCCACCGGCCATCTCAATCCGCTGCTTGCGATTGCACGCTTCCTGATCGACGAAGGTCACGAGATCGCCTTCCTGTCGGGCAGCGCGCTGCGCAACCCCATCGAACGCATCGGCGCAACGTTTTACGCGCTTCCGGCCGGTGCCGACTTCGATCTGCGTGACTTCGCAACGGTGGCTCCCGAATTGAAAACCATTCCTCCGGGGCTGGAATGGATCCGCGTCGCCATGGAGCGGGTGTTCATCGATGCCATTCCAGCTCAGCACAAGGGCATTCAGCAGGCGCTGAAAGATTTCCCGGCCGACATCATTATCGGCGACGACATGCTGTTCGGGGTATTGCCGATGTTGCTCGGCCCGCAGGCGAAACGGCCGCCCATCGCGCTCTGCGGCACATCGTTCCTGCACTGGCGCCGCGACGATGGCGCGCCGCATTTTGTCGGGCTGGCACCTGCAACCACGCAGGCGCAGCGTGACGACTACGCGGTGGTCTATCGTGAGCATGACGAACAGCTCTATCAGCCGGTGGCCGATCGCCTCAACAGGTCGTTGCAGACCATGGGTGTCGGGCCGCTGTCGATGCCCATGTTCGATTCCGTCGTCGAACTCGCCGATGCCTATCTGCAGCTGACCGTGCCGAGCTTCGAGTTTCCACGCGCCTTTCCAGCCTCGGTGCGCTTCGTCGGCCGGCCTCCGATCATTCCGGATCAGGCGCCGCTGCCGCCCTGGGCTCACGAACTCGACGGCTCGCGCAAGGTGGTGCTGGTGACGCAGGGAACATTGGCCAATCACAATTTCGGTCTGCTGGTTGGACCGACGCTGGCGGCGCTCGCCAATGAGCCTGATTTGCTTGTGGTTGCCACGGCAGGCGGCCGTCCCGTCGAGGCCATCCCTGGCCCAATCCCCGCCAACGCGCGCCTCGCGCAGTATCTGCCGTTCGAATGGATGCTGCCCAAGGTCGACGTGTTCGTCACCAACGGCGGTTATGGCAGCGTCAATCAGGCGATGAGCTTTGGCATTCCCCTCGTCACCGCAGGGCTGACGGAGGACAAGGCTGACGTGAACGCACGCGTTGCCTGGTCTGGCATCGGGATCGATCTCGCGACCAACGAGCCGACGCCGCAGGCGCTGCGCGAAGCCGTCCGCACCGTGCTCGATCGTCCGGCCTATCGCATGCGGGCATCATCGATGGCTGAC
This portion of the Bradyrhizobium sp. AZCC 2262 genome encodes:
- the zigA gene encoding zinc metallochaperone GTPase ZigA, whose translation is MQKLPVTVLSGFLGAGKTTLLNHVLNNRHGLKVAVIVNDMSEVNIDADLVRDGGANLSRTDEKLVEMTNGCICCTLRDDLLKEVRALAESGRFDYLLIESTGIAEPLPVAATFDFRSEAGESLADVARLDTMVTVVDAVNLLKYYSSTDFPGEHGEALDNDKRTLVDLLVEQIEFADVIVLNKVDDASLEECDAARKIIRSLNPEAELIEANHGRVAFDRVLDTGRFDFEKAQQHPLWYKELYGFADHVPETEEYGVKNFVYRARRPFDPGKFDKFIKAPWPGVIRAKGHFWLATRPQWLGEISQAGSLIRTQALGFWWASVPAARWPDDPFWRKKLRQNWNSIYGDRRQEIVFIGTGMDEGSIRARLDACLVPGKAAMDVAEWAKLADPFPIWRRAQEAA
- a CDS encoding glycosyltransferase, which encodes MKILLASTPATGHLNPLLAIARFLIDEGHEIAFLSGSALRNPIERIGATFYALPAGADFDLRDFATVAPELKTIPPGLEWIRVAMERVFIDAIPAQHKGIQQALKDFPADIIIGDDMLFGVLPMLLGPQAKRPPIALCGTSFLHWRRDDGAPHFVGLAPATTQAQRDDYAVVYREHDEQLYQPVADRLNRSLQTMGVGPLSMPMFDSVVELADAYLQLTVPSFEFPRAFPASVRFVGRPPIIPDQAPLPPWAHELDGSRKVVLVTQGTLANHNFGLLVGPTLAALANEPDLLVVATAGGRPVEAIPGPIPANARLAQYLPFEWMLPKVDVFVTNGGYGSVNQAMSFGIPLVTAGLTEDKADVNARVAWSGIGIDLATNEPTPQALREAVRTVLDRPAYRMRASSMADEFSGIDTRAEILRIIGELAHASKEAVAEDATTVISRRRRVGSR